Proteins from a single region of Argiope bruennichi chromosome 6, qqArgBrue1.1, whole genome shotgun sequence:
- the LOC129972523 gene encoding uncharacterized protein LOC129972523 isoform X2 — MARHSVEEDDVKTAIRRVKYAYLPQRKWLPVMYCTNLLERIADCCAYLHLYAPLHTSMVYYVMNFAVSEMREWFRTFLSICEPLKICSLGGGPGTDIIGVVTALQREFGCFYTSAIILDIISDWNIIFGSVIDEITSGCYADIGKCLTWEFFQWSLITTNLLNEMDPDVDDTIKTADFVIMKHF; from the coding sequence ATGGCTAGACATTCTGTCGAAGAAGATGATGTTAAAACTGCAATACGAAGAGTGAAATATGCTTATTTACCTCAAAGGAAATGGTTACCTGTGATGTACTGTACCAATCTTCTCGAGAGGATAGCTGATTGTTGCGcttatttgcatttatatgcCCCTCTACACACATCAATGGTGTACTATGTCATGAATTTTGCAGTTAGTGAAATGCGAGAGTGGTTTCGAACATTTTTATCAATCTGTGAACCTTTAAAAATATGCAGTCTAGGTGGAGGACCGGGTACTGATATCATTGGAGTTGTAACAGCGCTACAAAGAGAGTTTGGTTGTTTCTATACTTCTGCGATAATATTGGATATAATTTCTGACTGGAATATTATATTTGGATCTGTCATCGATGAAATCACGTCTGGTTGCTATGCTGACATAGGAAAATGCCTAACTTGGGAATTTTTTCAATGGTCATTAATAACGactaatttattgaatgaaatggaTCCAGACGTGGATGATACTATTAAAACTGCAGATTTTGTAATAATGA